ACTCGCTCCAACGCTGGGTTTGGCGGGCCCACATTAGTGATTTTCCTCCAACCTGGTAACCTCTTATCCAGTCGAACGGTTTCTCCTGGATATAAGGATGTTCTGCATCCTTCACAAAGAAATGGAGCGCATCTTCCCGGAAAGCATAACACCTGCTCACAATAGGATTTGCTTCTTTTATTTCTGTCGTCAGTTCACCCCGGTGTTCAAATTCATAGGGGAATTTATTGGTCGTGGGGTAATCAATATTATGTTTCACATCACGTCCCCGTTCTAATACAAGCGTCTTCAGTCCTTTCTCCGAAAACTCTTTCGCGGCCCAGCCTCCGCTGATACCTGAACCGATCACGATTACATCGTAAGTCCGTTCCTTTTCACTTTTAATATTCAAGTTGGCCATATGCGTTTTTTATGATGCTTTTACAGGAAAATAACCGTCATAACGGCCAGGTACTAATTCATAAACATCCAGGTGGGTCATTACATATTTGGAATTCAAATAGCCCTGGATGGTGCGGTCCTTCATTATCCGGTAAAAAACACCCATTTCTGCAGCTGCCTGCTGATCCTTTTCTATACCTACCAGCAAGGCTTCCCGGTTTTCACGGGTACTGTTTGTAAAAGAAGTTCCGTATTGTTTTTCAGCGGCTGCCGACAACTGTTCCAGTCCCTTCATAAAAGCCTGCTGATCTTTGGTTTCATGGCAGTCATCTACCATCTTCAATACAAAAAGATGGAGGCCCAATTCCCTGGCGCCGGGTGTATTCGTAGCCGGAAGAATTGTTTCTGCAATTGCCTCCAGTAAAGTTTCCTGCTCCCTGCTGACAACAAGGTGCTTCAAACCGCCGGAAGATTTGCCCTTCCCGCCAAAACAGGAAGGCAAAATTGCAATGCCTCCCGAAATAATTAACAGGTTTCTGATAGCTGTACGCCTTTGCATATTCAATTCATTTTCTTGTATAAAACCGGCGAAACAGGTACGGGTATATTATCCCGTAACCTGTTCGTCGTATCATTTCCGTTATTTTATTTTTTCCATCACCTGGTTGTAATATCCGAGGCTTTGGCCAATTTCCGTCAGGTTATTGCGGGGGTTCGTTTCATATTCAACCGCCAGGATACCTGTAAACTTTTGCTGGTGTAATTCTTTCAACATACCATCTATATTGCAGATGCCCGTTCCCCATATAGTGTCCACTCCTCCTGTGGCAGGCGTTGTAATATCTTTGAAATGCACTTCAAAGATGCGGCCTTCCAGTTTCTTCAAACATTCAATGGGGTCCATTCCGGAGCGGGTCCAGTGTCCTACATCTGCACAGGCGCCGATATATTTGCTGCTGTTTTCCAAAGCGGCCAGCAAGGTATCAGGATGCGCGTAATGCGAAGGGCTTGGATGATTATGGATAGCTACCTGTATCTGGTATTCTTCGCAGAGCCGGGAAACCAGTTCCAGATCATCAGGATGAGGTTCCGATACAATATTCCGGAGGTCCATGGCTTTTGCGAATGCAAACAACTCCCGCCATCCTTCCGGAGAATCCGGTGTGTATACGCCAAAGTCGATGAGTTTTACATCCTGCTTTGCAAGATAGTCCAGTACCAGTTTCCGCTTTTCTTCACTCATCCCGGCCTCCATTTTACCTTCTATGCCACCACCGATAGGCTGTCCCGGGAAAGCACCCAGGAAGTGGATACCCGCTTCTTTCGCCTTGTCTACTGTTTCAAAAAAGGTAAACTCCCGGAATGACCATGCAATAACAGCCAGGTCCCAGGGCGCGCTACCCGCCTTCTTTTGCTCCGGCTGATTACAAGCCGTGTAACCTACTGCAAACAGAATGGCCAGCAGCAATATCGATAATTTCTTCATCATGCTATTTATTTTTCGTTCTGAAATTTCATTACTCAATATAGGTTATTGAAACACTCTTACATAATCCAATATATAAGATTGTGGAAAGATGGCATCATCGATCTTCCCACCCCATGCACCACCCAGCGCCAGGTTCAGGAGCAGGAAATGCGGTTTCCGGAAAGCGTTCTCTTTACCCACACCAGCATTATCAAGTGGAAAAGTATGAAAGCGGTGTTCATCATAATAAAAATCAATCCGGTCATCTTTCCATTCAATGGCATAAATATGAAAACCATCTGTAGGAGACACCTCACTTTTTGTACCCATCATGGAAGTATGTTTCTTTTTCTGTGGATCTTCATAATGTGCATTCCCGTGAACACGTGCAGAATCGTGTCCTACAAATTCCATGATATCGATCTCGCCGCAACGCGGCCATCCGATTACGGGTTCATTATCACCAAGCGTCCAGATGGCGGGCCATACACCCATGCCACGGGGAAGTTTTGCCCGTACTTCTATTCTGCCGTATGTCCATGATGCTTTTCCCTGCGTAACAATGCAGGCAGACGTATAGGAGGCGCTATCCGGGTGAAACTGCCACTCGTTACTTCCCGGCTGGTGAAAGGCATTGGCGAACTTTTCTTTTCTGCCTTCTATGATGAGATGCCCACCGGCAACCCGGGCATTCTCGGTGCGGGCGGTCGTGTAATACTGCTCCTCGTTATTCCTGACAAAGCCTTCCTGGTAACTCCATTTTGTACTATCCGGCAATCCGTCTCTATCAAATTCATCTGACCATACCAATGTTTTAAATTCGCCCGAACCGCCGCCGGAGGCCTGCACTTTCGCAGGCTGGCTACACGAAGAAGCCAGCAGCCCTGCTGTAATGGTTGCCAGGCAAAGGCCGTTTAATTTCTTTATCATAAAACCTGTTTTAATCATTACTCAACAATAAGTTCCTTGTCGTACTCAAGTGCCGGGATGTAGCCGGGTAACGCCGTATTATCCTGTCTCAAAAGCACTTTGTATTTACCAGGTTCCAGGTTGGCCAG
The Chitinophaga sp. MM2321 DNA segment above includes these coding regions:
- a CDS encoding gluconate 2-dehydrogenase subunit 3 family protein, producing MQRRTAIRNLLIISGGIAILPSCFGGKGKSSGGLKHLVVSREQETLLEAIAETILPATNTPGARELGLHLFVLKMVDDCHETKDQQAFMKGLEQLSAAAEKQYGTSFTNSTRENREALLVGIEKDQQAAAEMGVFYRIMKDRTIQGYLNSKYVMTHLDVYELVPGRYDGYFPVKAS
- a CDS encoding glycoside hydrolase family 16 protein, which codes for MIKKLNGLCLATITAGLLASSCSQPAKVQASGGGSGEFKTLVWSDEFDRDGLPDSTKWSYQEGFVRNNEEQYYTTARTENARVAGGHLIIEGRKEKFANAFHQPGSNEWQFHPDSASYTSACIVTQGKASWTYGRIEVRAKLPRGMGVWPAIWTLGDNEPVIGWPRCGEIDIMEFVGHDSARVHGNAHYEDPQKKKHTSMMGTKSEVSPTDGFHIYAIEWKDDRIDFYYDEHRFHTFPLDNAGVGKENAFRKPHFLLLNLALGGAWGGKIDDAIFPQSYILDYVRVFQ
- a CDS encoding sugar phosphate isomerase/epimerase translates to MMKKLSILLLAILFAVGYTACNQPEQKKAGSAPWDLAVIAWSFREFTFFETVDKAKEAGIHFLGAFPGQPIGGGIEGKMEAGMSEEKRKLVLDYLAKQDVKLIDFGVYTPDSPEGWRELFAFAKAMDLRNIVSEPHPDDLELVSRLCEEYQIQVAIHNHPSPSHYAHPDTLLAALENSSKYIGACADVGHWTRSGMDPIECLKKLEGRIFEVHFKDITTPATGGVDTIWGTGICNIDGMLKELHQQKFTGILAVEYETNPRNNLTEIGQSLGYYNQVMEKIK